The Mustelus asterias chromosome 18, sMusAst1.hap1.1, whole genome shotgun sequence genome has a window encoding:
- the tmem251 gene encoding lysosomal enzyme trafficking factor has protein sequence MMNFRQRMGWIGVGLYLLASAAAFYYVFEINETYNQLALEHIQRNSEDVGSGASWTQTVTARLFSLPFWLWGLLFLIPYLQIFLFLYSCTRANPKTVGYCIFPIYLAVVCNRHQAFVKASNQINRLKIIDT, from the coding sequence ATGATGAACTTTCGCCAGCGAATGGGTTGGATTGGTGTAGGATTGTACCTGCTAGCAAGTGCTGCAGCCTTTTATTATGTATTTGAAATAAATGAAACTTACAACCAACTGGCTTTGGAGCATATTCAGCGGAACTCGGAGGACGTGGGGAGTGGAGCCTCTTGGACACAGACAGTAACAGCACGCTTGTTTTCTCTCCCATTCTGGCTCTGGGGCCTTCTGTTCCTGATTCCGTACCTGCAAATCTTCCTATTCTTATACTCGTGTACAAGAGCAAATCCCAAGACCGTTGGCTACTGCATTTTCCCAATCTATCTGGCTGTCGTCTGCAATCGCCACCAAGCTTTTGTCAAAGCCTCCAATCAAATTAACAGATTGAAAATAATTGACACATGA